ACAAGGAGCTAAACGAACTCTTTGGTACCTTTGAAAAAATCTCTATCGACTTTGGTATTATGGAGAAGTTCGACAACACCTTTGTAATTCCTGTTGATTTTGGATGGAACGATATTGGCAGTTACCCTGCTCTCGACGATGTTTTCGAGAAGACCGAGCAAGGTTCTGTTGTTAAAGGTAGTACGGTTGTAGAGGTTAGCGCTGGGAACAATATCATTCTTGGTCAGGAAGGAAAGGTAATAGCAACCTTAGGCGTTAAAGACTTAGTGATTGTAGACACAAAAGATCAGCTGCTTATTTGCAATAAGGCCGATGCCCAAAACATAAAGAAGGTATTGGAGATTCTGAATAAGTAACTAGGGAGAAGTGAATAGGGAAAAGTGAACTAGCGATCAGGTGAAAAGGGAACCGAGAGGTTAGATTTTTCATCTTTCATGTTTTCATTATCCCTGTCTTGATATTAGTATCTCAAATCTTATATAAGCGCTGCCGAAGTGGTCTTCGGTGGCGCTTTTTTGCATCTCGAAATAAATAGCGTACAATCTGGCGTCTAAGTCAATTTTTCTACCTTTACGGGTCGAATCTAAAATATGGTACAATTGTCAAGTTTTAAATCGTGGCTTAAGGCTGCACGTCTGCGGACGTTACCGTTGGCCCTATCCAGCATTATTTTAGGAGGAGCGCTGGCTGCGTTCGAGTTTCAGGCAAGGTGGGATATTCTTGCATTGGCGTTGGTAACAGCACTTTTTTTGCAGATACTTTCAAATTTTGCCAACGATTACGGCGATTCAGAAAAAGGAACCGATAATCAGCATAGGGTAGGCCCTAAGCGGACGGTTCAAAGTGGTGAGATTAGCCCTGCACAAATGCGCAAGGCAATGGTGGTAATGGCATTGCTAGCGTTAGCATCGGGCTTAACGTTGGTGTTTGTAGGAACAAAGGGTATTGCTATCTGGAAAACACTTCTTTTTATCGTATTAGGTCTTGGCTGTATTGCTGCCGCGGTAAAGTACACGGTTGGCGAAAAGGCATACGGCTATCGTGGATTGGGCGATCTTTTCGTATTTATATTTTTTGGGCTTACAGGTGTTGTAGGAACCTATTTTCTTAGCACCCAGCAGGTGTTTTGGGGGGCTTGGCTTCTTGGTTCATCTGTTGGACTGTTTAGCGTAGGGGTGCTAAACCTAAACAACATGCGCGACATAGTAAACGATCGCAACTCGGGGAAACTAACTATTCCCGTAAGGTTGGGATTTAATAGGGCAAAGCTTTATCATATTGGACTAATTGGGGGTGGATTGCTTTTTGCATTGATTCATACGGTGGCCTACTTTCAATGCTGCTGGATGCTGCTTCCCTTTCTTTCAGTCTTTCTATTTGTCCGCGATCTTAAGGAAATAGTGCTGATAAAAGATCCAGCGATGCTCGATCCCTATCTAAAGAAGCTATCGCTATCGACTTTTGTATTTGTGCTGCTGTATAGCGCTGGCTTATATTTGTCGATGATTTAAGTGGTGAGTAGTGAGTAGTCAGTAGTGAGTAGACCGGTACTACTAGTATTCCAAATCTCACATCTCAAATCTAATATCTAAAAGATGAACGCAACCGTTGTTCCATATACGCTCCAGTTTGCACGCCCTGCCGGAACTTCGCGTGGGGTGTACAATATTCGTAAATCGTGGTTTATTGTTTTGCGCGATGGCAGTAGGGTAGGAGTAGGCGAGTGTGCTCCGTTGCCTAATCTCAGCTGCGACGATTTGCCCAACTACGAGGAGCGAATCGACCATTTTTGCAGGATTATCGAACGTGATGGAGGTTTCGACCTAGAGGAACTTCGGCAATATCCTTCTATCCTTTTTGGCTTTGAAACGGCGCTTCGCGATTTACACTCTACGAATCATATTCTATGGGATACGCCTTTTTCAAGAGGTGAACAGGGGTTAACCATCAATGGGCTAATCTGGATGGGCACTCACGAGTACATGCTTCAGCAGATAGGCGAAAAGGTTGAGAAAGGTTTTCGCTGCCTTAAGCTAAAGGTGGGGGCAATTGATTTTGACGAGGAGCTAGACCTGATTAAACGGATACGGCAGCGGTTTGCTCCCGACGATTTGGAGATACGCCTGGATGCAAATGGTGGCTTTACGCCTGCAAATGCACTTACACGACTATCGGACTTTGCTAAATACACCATTCACTCTATAGAACAGCCTATACGTGCCGGACAGATTGCCGAAATGGCCTGTTTGGTAAGAAAAACACCAATTCCAATTGCCCTAGACGAGGAGTTGATTGGCGTAAATACCCCATCTCAAAAACGGCTTTTGCTTGACGAGATTAATCCCCACTATACTATTCTTAAGCCAAGCCTTCACGGTGGATTAATGGGATCGCAGGAGTGGATTGATCTTGCCTCGGAGAGAAACATCGGCTGGTGGATTACCTCGGCTCTAGAATCAAATGTTGGCTTAAATGCTATTGCGCAGTGGTGTGCATCGCTTGGCGTTACCATGCCGCAAGGCTTGGGAACTGGGATGCTTTTTACAAATAACTTCGTTTCCCCTTTGTACATCGATGGCCAAGAGTTGATGTACCGAAATGGAGGTGTGTGGAACTTGAATGGGATAGTGAGTAGTGAGTAGTGAGTAGTGAGTAGTGAGTAGTGAGTAGTGAGTAGTGAGGGAACTACTAGTAACTTCAAATTCCAAATCTCACATCTCATATCGCAAATCAAATATTATGGACTATACGTTAACGTTAAACGGGAGTACATACAGTAGAGGGGAACTCCTTGATCTGGTATCTGAAAATGAAAGTTCACCAAAGGAGTATCTTCGACTTTTTTGGACGTTTATAGGCGAATGGTTCGACGATAAGGAGTATCTGGAGGTTTATACATCGGGATCTACCGGAAGGCCAAAAAAGATTAGGGTGCTGAAGCAGCATATGGTTAACAGCGCCCGAATGACCTGCAACGCCCTAGGCCTACAAACGGGAGATAGCGCTTTGCTTTGTCTGTCTACCGGGTACATTGCTGGTAAGATGATGGTGGTGCGTGCTATGGTTGCCGGACTAGACTTGACGCTTGTGGAACCAAGCGGAACTCCAACTATCGACAAGGACTACACCTTTTGCGCAATGGTTCCAATGCAGGTCTTTAATCTTGCATCGTCGGGGCATCTTGTGTTTTCGCTTAACCGTATAGGTAAGCTTATCATAGGAGGTGGCCCTATCTCATCAGACCTAAAGAAAATGCTAGAGCCCCTTACCGTTGCTTGTTATTCCACCTACGGTATGACCGAGACCGTATCTCATGTTGCCCTTCGGAGGTTAAATGGCAGCGGTAAACAGCATGCCTACTATCCGATGCCAAATGTAGCTGTAAGCCTTAACGAAGAGGGATGCTTGGTGATTGATGCGCCACTTGTTGCCAGCACTCGGTTGGAAACAAACGATATTGGCGAAATATCCCCTGATGGTTCGTTTAAGATACTAGGCCGATTGGATAATGTTATTAATACAGGAGGAGTGAAGGTGTCGCCAGAAGTGGTAGAGGCGAAGCTGAGCGGCTGCTCGAATGTTCCCTTTGCGATCTCTTGGCTTCCCGATCGGC
This genomic window from Acetobacteroides hydrogenigenes contains:
- the menC gene encoding o-succinylbenzoate synthase, with the translated sequence MNATVVPYTLQFARPAGTSRGVYNIRKSWFIVLRDGSRVGVGECAPLPNLSCDDLPNYEERIDHFCRIIERDGGFDLEELRQYPSILFGFETALRDLHSTNHILWDTPFSRGEQGLTINGLIWMGTHEYMLQQIGEKVEKGFRCLKLKVGAIDFDEELDLIKRIRQRFAPDDLEIRLDANGGFTPANALTRLSDFAKYTIHSIEQPIRAGQIAEMACLVRKTPIPIALDEELIGVNTPSQKRLLLDEINPHYTILKPSLHGGLMGSQEWIDLASERNIGWWITSALESNVGLNAIAQWCASLGVTMPQGLGTGMLFTNNFVSPLYIDGQELMYRNGGVWNLNGIVSSE
- a CDS encoding AMP-binding protein, producing the protein MDYTLTLNGSTYSRGELLDLVSENESSPKEYLRLFWTFIGEWFDDKEYLEVYTSGSTGRPKKIRVLKQHMVNSARMTCNALGLQTGDSALLCLSTGYIAGKMMVVRAMVAGLDLTLVEPSGTPTIDKDYTFCAMVPMQVFNLASSGHLVFSLNRIGKLIIGGGPISSDLKKMLEPLTVACYSTYGMTETVSHVALRRLNGSGKQHAYYPMPNVAVSLNEEGCLVIDAPLVASTRLETNDIGEISPDGSFKILGRLDNVINTGGVKVSPEVVEAKLSGCSNVPFAISWLPDRQLGEKVVLVVEGNGDFILNYKDILLPYETPKKVVRVGKIPLTPNGKIDRVALRMLIFATEL
- a CDS encoding 1,4-dihydroxy-2-naphthoate polyprenyltransferase, encoding MSSFKSWLKAARLRTLPLALSSIILGGALAAFEFQARWDILALALVTALFLQILSNFANDYGDSEKGTDNQHRVGPKRTVQSGEISPAQMRKAMVVMALLALASGLTLVFVGTKGIAIWKTLLFIVLGLGCIAAAVKYTVGEKAYGYRGLGDLFVFIFFGLTGVVGTYFLSTQQVFWGAWLLGSSVGLFSVGVLNLNNMRDIVNDRNSGKLTIPVRLGFNRAKLYHIGLIGGGLLFALIHTVAYFQCCWMLLPFLSVFLFVRDLKEIVLIKDPAMLDPYLKKLSLSTFVFVLLYSAGLYLSMI